A stretch of DNA from Dioscorea cayenensis subsp. rotundata cultivar TDr96_F1 chromosome 4, TDr96_F1_v2_PseudoChromosome.rev07_lg8_w22 25.fasta, whole genome shotgun sequence:
AAAACATTTACATACAAAGAATATAGATGAAAGTGCATTTTGATCCCTAAACTATACCTTTGTATTCACTTTGTCCCTAAatgtaaaacaaatttattttggttcttgGACTACAGAAAGAGAATGAATAATCCCTAACCTATGAAAACAGCTAACAATTTTGGTAGTCAttcaaaagagaagaactttaggCCGTAATGAAATTTTAGGTATAGTCCAGGAACCAAAAGTTCACTTCTACCAAGAAACATAATATTGTTTGGCAGCTGAAGTACTAACCTGTAATATATTATTGTGTTGCACCCTTGATTGGGCATCAATATGATGTTGATGGTTGATAGGTACTCCAAAGTGGCTACCAAATGACAAGTCATTGCGAGAGATTTCTTCCTAAATTAATAGACcaagaattaaaaattagtCATTGTAAAGCAGGAGGAGCAACAATAAAGATGCAAAAATTCGAACAACTAGAACAGTCAGAAACCATTAGGTTGATGCCGCCTTGAATCCCAATATGACTGCCAATATGTGTTGGAGCACATCTAACCATGTCACTTGGTTCTCCAACCAAGGATGTTCTTAGAGAATGCTGGTACATCAgttcaaaaatacaaagataagTGATAAGAAAAGGTGGAAGTTTGATCGTATAAGTGCAGTTTAGTCCTAAACCAGATAATGTCCATTTTGGTCCAAGGATAAAAGAATAATAGGGATACGATCTAGGACCAAAATGAACATGATTTGGTTCCAGGAACTAAAATGAATATAGAGTTATTCTTCAGAGAGCAAAAGTGCACTTGCACCATAGTTAAACAAACGAGTATCTCAAAGAAGGAAAATACCATTTCCTGATTTGCAACTACTGTAGTTTCCATTTCTgactctttccttttctttggaGGCCGACCTCTCCGTTTTCCTGGTGTGCCATTAGGATTCTTGGAACAATCCAATGGATGTGCCTCTGAAGGATTCCCACTGCTTTCACTCAACGTGGTTGCACAACTTGCAAACTTTAATCGCCTATCACCTGTGTTCTCGTCCAGAAGACACTCCTCTGCCTCTTTGATCAACTTCAATGCAAGATGGTATTTATCATCAGACATGACCCCTAAATCAATCAGCTGATGACAACGTTGGGATAAATAACCATAACGATCCATTGAGTCATTCAGTTCAACATCAACAGAGGAACGAGCTAAAGCACACAACTGTTTGCAGTCCTTTTTCCAACGATTAAGAATGTAATGTGATGGAATCTCATATATCTGTTGTGACTTCAGCACAGAAAGCGCATGCCGGCATAAGAATCCTTTAAATTGGAAACAACCACAAATGCATTGGACTTGGAGGTCATCTGCATTGTACAAAACTTGATGATCTTTATAAACtgtttttttcccatcttcCATATAAACTGATTCTTTCACTTCAAAGGTAGAGATTGATCCTTCCTCTTTAACCAGCAAAGCATCACAATACATTGTGGCCTTCAGTTCATCCtgaaattttttgaacaaattGAGAGTGTATTGTTTAGAAATCTGCTCttccatataaaattttgagatcaagTGTCGACTTTTGTTTAGTGATTCAGAATCTGCTTGAGCTTCCTTCTCATACTTAGCTAGTAAAGCAGCTTCGTATTTACAGATAAACTGCTTGAAGGGACTCTCCTTATGCACCAGCCCTTCGAAAAATGCCCCCATACTTTCAGTACGATTAGTTACAGACATACCTGCCCAAAAAGAATCTTTAAGAAAAGCAGGGACCCAAGAGTGCCTAATGTCATAAATCAGGCGAAACCAGTCACTGCCTTCAAGACCATAATActcaatatttttcttccaCTCACATTCAAACTCTTCTACAGTCAAAGAGTCACATACTACTTTCTTCAATGCATCCTTAACAGCTTGATGCTCTGgaaaatttctcaatttttctGGTATCTTTCTCAAGATTTGCCACAGGCATATACGATGGCGAACATCAGGGAAAACATGGGAAACTGCATCTTGGATTGCCTTACAGTGATCAGTAATTATGGCATTTGGGGGCTTCCCCGACATACACGCTACCCAAGCCTTAAACAACCAAACATAAGACCCAATGGTTTCATCGGAAAGCATACCACAACCTAGCAATACAGGCTGACCATGATGATTAACtccaataaataaaacaagaggtGTAGAGCATTTATTACTCAAATGTGTCGTATCAAATGAAACCACATCACTGAAATACTCATATGCAATCCTAGACCTTGAGTCGGCCCAGAATACACTTCTTAAACGACTTTCCTCATCTAAATCAACCAAGTgaaagaagtttgaatttttcttcTGCATGCGTGTAAAAAACTGCTGCATAGCTTCATTATCTCCTGGCCCAATCTTCAAGTGGCCTCTTTCAACTGAATTTTTTAACTCATCTTCATCAATTGGTAAATTTTCACTTCCGCTGTCACGTAAGAGTGTATGGGCAAACCTGTTAGGTCGTATCACCCTATCACTAGAAAGTATTTTGAAGCATTTCAAGTATCGTTTCATCGATGGGTTTAGAGGGTGATTATGCTCAGTATTCGCTTTCTCCAAATGCAACAAACCGTCAGCATGTCTCTTCAACCTAATTGATGCTGGGCAGTTTGTTTTTGCTGTCACTCTCGACTGGTAGCGTTCACTTCCTCGGCCCTTCCCCCACTTGTGACAAACAAGTATTAACTGGTAGCATTCCCCATTTGTAGTAAAAGTGGACCTTCTCACAGCTGTACCGAATCCCAACTTCTGAGCATATTGCTTATAAAAATTGCACGCCTCTACATAGGATGTAAATGTCATCCCTACATGAGGTATACTTTCTCCTCCATTTGCATTATCCACATTCACCTGATCTTCTTTGGTACCTGCACCTATTTGATCGTCATTTTTAGGAGATTTGTATCCTTCATCCTCGTCCAAAAGGGTATCCTTGACAGACCCATCTGAAGTATCctaacaaaaggaaagaaactGATATAGGTAGCTAGAAAATATTAAAGCACAAGAAGTACTACTACATGTTACGCCTACAACATGCACGTCTTCTGAGAACAAGctaaaggaaaatgaaaattcTTACTTTCTGTGTTTTCACAATCTACTCTAGTGCCTGTGTGATCCCCATTCAGGAAAGCTTCCTCGCCTTCGCAATGGGCTTCTTGCATGGAAGAAAATACCCCCTTGTGCACATTTAAGGATCCATTGACTAAAGGCTCATCTGCCATCACCTGATcaaataaatagttaaacaaGAACCagcaattgaaaatgaaaataaaaagatagcaCATACATTACTCTTTAGCATGAGATTAAACACAAGGATCCTCGGCATAAACTTTTATCAGCAATATATACCCAATGCAAGAATGTAAGCTTGAGATAAGCAACCAAACTGAAAATTTTCTTAACACTACTCTTCATTCACAGTGCTATTCCCACCACATATCCCAACTtttcatatatacataattaaaaagtaaaatctTAACCAAGCAAGTAACTcccaaaaaacaacaacaacaacaatgatatgaattttacaaaacaaaataacaacaaaaaaaaaactttttttaatttttggtagtTTGCAAACCTATTGTGCACACACTGTAATTTGcaatttctcaataaaaaactcaaaaggagaaagaaaacgATCACATTTCAAGCAACAAACTTGATTATTAAACAGCTCAAGAATTCCATTTATCATCAATAAACAAGAaataatacaaacaaacaaaaaaattaaatttttttaacgaATAAATCATGCAGCTCTCCGATCCTAatccaaacaataaaaattaggTCAAAAAAAGCAAAGACCTCACCTTGAGGCGTGATATCAATACCAGAGACGTATCCAATTCTAGGGCAATAGCTAGGGTTAGAGAACGAACTAGGGTTTCAGGACCGCGCCGAGAGAGCGAGGAAGACGAGAGGAATGGGAATGGAGGCTGAGGTAAGAGTGCACGGTGAGAAATTTGGTGCGCTTGGATTTAATGAATTCATAAACAGACCGAAAATTTAGACTCTGAGAAAAGTGACCTCACAAAAAGGACTAATCAGAATGGCAATTTATGGTTGGGTGAGCTTATAAGGTGAGTTAATTGATTTTCTAACAGAAATTATTAAATGGTTTTGCACGCCAAATTAAGAGTCCAAAATAACCGAGATATGTTTTTCACATATATCCCTCAACAATCATAATTTTGCATGAACCTCCATAGAATTGCATACTTAACAGacacaaaaaaaacacaaacacacagagatatatatatatatatacactaataaaaagttacaaatacaactaataagtataaatattatttataaaattttcagagAATTAAGCTCTATTAGCGAACTTAGCTTAGTCTTTTTATGTTGAGtgtttattttggaaaatactcaaaattaaattttaaagacCAAAAAAAGTGAGAGTACACGTCCAATTTTAATAACTGTCACCATTGATAGAGGATGGAAATAAGTATTTAGCCAGCTCACAATAGATGACCCCTTtgggtcatatttatagaaccAATAAATATACAAGTATAAGTGTAcgtatgtatatacacatatacatacacaatgTACATACATCAATATATATCTAACAcgccccctcaaactcacggtgggtcATAAACCGAGAGTTTGGCAATCAAAAACTGAAACCGTGAGATTGTATGTGCTTTAGTGAAAATATCAGCAAGCTGCTGTATAGAGGCAATATAAGGAAGAATAATACTGCCAGCAATATAATGATGACTAACAAAGTGAAGAGCGATCTCAAGATGCTTTGTACGTTCATGAAAGACAGGATTAGCAGCGATTTTAATGGCACTCTGGTTGTCACAGTGTATAGGAGTAGGGGCAGTGACAAagacaccaaagtccatcaaaaaCTGTCTCAACCAAAGAACCTCCTTAGCAGTAGaagacatagcaccatactctGCTTCAGCAGTAGAAAGAGCAACAGTAGATTGTTTCTtacttttccaagagataagagaatctccaaaaaaaaatacagaaaccAGTAGTAGAACGTCGATCAGAGGCATCacctgcccaatcagcatcacaataGGCGCGCAACTCAAGAGAAGATGTGGCAGAAAAAAGTAAAGAGCGAGATATAGTGCCATGAAGATAACGAAGAACGCGTAAGAGGGCAGCGTAATGAGTAGAGCGAGGAGTACTCACAAATTGACTAAGAACTCGAACAACATATACAATATCAAGCCGAGTAATAGTCAGATAAACAAGAGCACCAACAAGCGCACGATAGCGAGTAGGATCAGGCAGAGGCTCACCATCAGAAGAGGAGAGCCGGTGATGTAGCTCAATAGGAGTTGAGGCAGGTCGAAAATCGCTGATATCGACCATCGAAAAAAATGTCGATATGTACTTCGCTTGGGGACACCAAGTAACCCTCGACGAGAATAAGCAAACCTCAAGACCAAGAAAAATAACGAAGAggaccaagatctttcatccgAAACTCGTGTGTAAACCGTTGTTTCAAACAAAGAAcaatatcaacatcatcaccagCTGATaaccatatcatcaacataaagaagtaAAAATAGTGATGCCCTCGAGAGGTTTGCTGAGTAAAGAGGGCATAATCGAAGAGCTCTCGGTGAAACCAAGAGTAAGAACCACATTAGTGAAAATCAGCTCAAACCCGAGCACGAGGAGCCCGTTTGAGTCCATAGATAGCTTTCGCGAAGATGATGACATGTtgagaaggatgagagaaaccaggaggaggagtcatataaacatACTCAGAAAGATTGCCATGTAGGAAGGCATTGGTCACGtctaactgatgaagtggcCAGTGACGAGTAGTAGAAATAGCAAAAAGAAGGCAAACAGTAGTCAATTTGGCTACaggagcaaatgtctcctcataatcaatgccatactcctgagtaaaaccacgagcaacaagacgcgCTTTGTGGCGCTCAATACTACCATCAGCTCGGGTCTTGACTCGATAAACCCATCGACAACTGATAGGAGTAACACCAGATGgaagaggaacaagatcccatgtatgcatGCGCTGTAGAGCATTAAGTTCTTCAGACATAGCTTGTTGCCACTAGGGATGTTTCACTGCCTCACGATAAGACTGTGGCTCGGAATGCGAGTGAATAGTGGCAAGAAAGGCTTGGAAATCAGGAGAATAagaagatgagagagaaagggCGTACTGAGCAGGAGGCCGACGAGGGCGGTCTGGGTAACGACGGGGAACAACAGGAACATCTTCAGGAGAGGATGGGTCGGCGGAGAGAGGAGTTGAATCGCCAGAATCACCAAAATTATCAATGCACCCAGAGGAAGGGGAAGGAGGAACAGAGGAAGTGTCGATGGAGACATTTGGAAAGGGCACTGAATTAGCAGTTGTGGTAGAACTCGGAAGAACTATGGAGCGGAGAGGAGAAGATGCAGTGGTAGTAGAAGactgaagaaaggaaagatttgGGGAGGATGAAGAAAAGTATGGAgtatcttcaagaaaagtgACATTACGGGAAATACGAAGACGGTGAGAATGAGGATCATAACAGCGATAGCTCTTATGTTCAGAActatatccaagaaaaatacacatgGTAGAACGAGGAGAAAGTTTGGTTAGCTCGACAGTGGGCAGAAGAACAAAACATGTGCAGCCAAACGTGCGAAGATGACCATATGAGGGAGGAAGGGAGTATAGACGCTCATAAGGTGTGATACCAGATAGAATGGAGGTAGGAGTGCGATTGATGAGATAGACGGATGTAAGAATGGATTCAGCCCAGAATGATTGAGGGACAGAAGAGGCAAAAAGAAGTGCACGTGCAGTGTCTAATATATGGCGATGTTTACGCTCAGCAacaccattctgagcaggtGTATAAGGACAGGACTGCTGTGGAAGAGTACCGTGAGGGGAAAGTAATGTGCGAAAGGATGTAGAGAGATACTCGCGTGCCCCGTCGGAGCGAAAAATCTTAATACGTTTACCAAACTGAGTATATACCATTTGCGTAAATTGAGAGTAAATGGCAAAAACCTCAGATCGGGAACGCATTAAATAAAGACAGGTATATcgcgagaaatcatcaacaaaagagaTGTAATAGAAGAAACCACCAAGAGAAGAGAAGGgtgcaggaccccaaacatcagaatgaactagatcaaaagtAGATTCCGAAATAGATTCTcgtgaagaaaaaggaagagcAGTGGGTTTAGCAAGCTTACAACCCATACATGGATGTGGAGGAAGAGAAGAAACAGAGCCAAGATTACCTGAACTTGTTAAGAGTTTCAGGCGAGAACTAGATAAGTGTCCGAGGCGACAGTGCCAACGATCAACAGAACATACAGAAGCGACAATATCAGAAGATGGAGGagctggaagatgaagagaatctAAGTGATAGAGGCCGCCAACTCTACGCCCGATCCCAATCCTCTGTCCTGTAAGATTGTCCTGCACGGTACAAATAGAGGAAGAAAAGGTAACTGTGAGACCATGATCAGTTAGCTGACTAACAGAAAGAAAATTGAGGGCTAGGCCAGGGACATGATGAATGTGAGGAATGTCAAATGAAGTGGACCGAAGACGACCACACTGCATGGCAGGATGAAGACTCCCATCAGAAGTACGAACACTAGAAAAGGTATGAGGCGCAGTAATAGAGACTAGGTTAGAGGTATTGgcagtcatatgatgagtggcaCCAGAATCTAAAAATCCGTATGAGGAAGACATACCGGAGGCAATGACGTAGCAGGAGGAAACACTGGAGGGCGAGAGCACGGCGCATAGCATGAATCGCCTCAGAGGTCGAGCAACTTGAGAAAGAAGATCGCGGAAGGAGAATCGAAGCGTAAAATGTAGGCGCATGGGGAAGAAACAGGAGATCGAGGCGAGGGCTAGATCGGTGATGATCGCCGCAATGTCGCTGTCAAGCTTcgacattgatttttttcatatgacCAAGACGCTTGCAGTAATGACAGATAACAGAAGACTGAGTGGAGGTTGATGAAACAAGAGCTGGTGGCACAGAAAGTACTTTAGGGGATCGTGGAGATGTGACAGCAAGAACTGTGTCTGTAGGAATAAGCCGTGGAGATAATGTGTTGAGACGTGTTTCTTCGGCAATAACACTACGAATAACATCATCAAATGTTGGAAGAGGGTCTCGATTGAGCGCTGATCGCGAATCGACCTCAAAAATCCGGGACGAAGACGCATCAGAAAGTCAAAGGTGCGCTGTGTTTGGCGAGACTGAGTGCGGATTTTGCAACATGTGCATTTTAGGCATGTGGACGCTTCCAATGAATCAACCTAACGCCATAAGGACCGTAGGTCACTGACATATTCTCTAACAAAACGCTCACGCTGCTGAATGTGA
This window harbors:
- the LOC120258915 gene encoding protein FAR1-RELATED SEQUENCE 6-like, whose product is MTFTSYVEACNFYKQYAQKLGFGTAVRRSTFTTNGECYQLILVCHKWGKGRGSERYQSRVTAKTNCPASIRLKRHADGLLHLEKANTEHNHPLNPSMKRYLKCFKILSSDRVIRPNRFAHTLLRDSGSENLPIDEDELKNSVERGHLKIGPGDNEAMQQFFTRMQKKNSNFFHLVDLDEESRLRSVFWADSRSRIAYEYFSDVVSFDTTHLSNKCSTPLVLFIGVNHHGQPVLLGCGMLSDETIGSYVWLFKAWVACMSGKPPNAIITDHCKAIQDAVSHVFPDVRHRICLWQILRKIPEKLRNFPEHQAVKDALKKVVCDSLTVEEFECEWKKNIEYYGLEGSDWFRLIYDIRHSWVPAFLKDSFWAGMSVTNRTESMGAFFEGLVHKESPFKQFICKYEAALLAKYEKEAQADSESLNKSRHLISKFYMEEQISKQYTLNLFKKFQDELKATMYCDALLVKEEGSISTFEVKESVYMEDGKKTVYKDHQVLYNADDLQVQCICGCFQFKGFLCRHALSVLKSQQIYEIPSHYILNRWKKDCKQLCALARSSVDVELNDSMDRYGYLSQRCHQLIDLGVMSDDKYHLALKLIKEAEECLLDENTGDRRLKFASCATTLSESSGNPSEAHPLDCSKNPNGTPGKRRGRPPKKRKESEMETTVVANQEMHSLRTSLVGEPSDMVRCAPTHIGSHIGIQGGINLMEEISRNDLSFGSHFGVPINHQHHIDAQSRVQHNNILQGQFNQEPLGNQSRMHWFYHDMLQEDQIPRLPHGRRPGQ